The Dyella caseinilytica genome has a window encoding:
- the rplK gene encoding 50S ribosomal protein L11, whose amino-acid sequence MAKKVVGYIKLQVKAGQANPSPPVGPALGQRGLNIMEFCKAFNAATQKMEPGLPIPVIITAYSDRSFTFITKTPPASVLIKKVTGIAKGSSKPNSDKVGKISRKQLEDVAKQKEPDLTAADLDAAVRTIAGSARSMGFVVEG is encoded by the coding sequence ATGGCAAAGAAAGTTGTCGGTTACATCAAGCTGCAGGTCAAGGCCGGTCAGGCCAACCCGTCGCCGCCCGTGGGCCCGGCCCTCGGCCAGCGCGGCCTGAATATCATGGAATTTTGCAAGGCGTTCAATGCCGCCACGCAGAAGATGGAGCCGGGTCTGCCGATTCCGGTGATCATCACCGCCTATTCGGACCGTAGCTTCACCTTTATCACCAAGACCCCGCCCGCCTCCGTGCTGATCAAGAAGGTCACCGGTATCGCCAAGGGTTCGTCCAAGCCGAACAGCGACAAGGTCGGCAAGATCAGCCGCAAGCAGCTCGAAGACGTTGCGAAGCAGAAAGAGCCGGATCTCACGGCCGCTGATCTGGACGCTGCGGTGCGCACCATTGCCGGTAGCGCGCGCAGCATGGGCTTCGTGGTGGAGGGCTAA
- the nusG gene encoding transcription termination/antitermination protein NusG, which produces MSKRWYVVHAYSGFENQVKKSLVERIHRAGMEEKFGEVLVPTEEVVEMRSGQKRRSERKFFPGYVLVQIETDTEGKAPRIDDESWHLVKETPKVMGFIGGTADRPLPIRDSEAETILSRVREGVEKPKPKVLFEPGEMVRVTDGPFNDFNGVVEEVNYEKSRLRVAVLIFGRSTPVELEFGQVEKA; this is translated from the coding sequence ATGAGCAAGCGTTGGTACGTCGTTCATGCCTATTCCGGCTTTGAGAACCAGGTAAAGAAGTCCCTGGTTGAGCGCATTCATCGCGCTGGTATGGAAGAGAAGTTCGGTGAGGTGCTGGTACCTACCGAAGAAGTGGTCGAAATGCGCAGTGGCCAAAAGCGCCGTAGCGAGCGGAAGTTCTTCCCGGGCTATGTTCTGGTGCAGATCGAGACGGATACCGAGGGCAAGGCCCCGCGTATCGACGACGAATCCTGGCATCTGGTCAAGGAAACTCCCAAGGTGATGGGATTTATCGGCGGCACCGCCGACCGCCCGCTGCCGATCCGCGACAGCGAGGCTGAAACCATCCTCAGCCGCGTCCGCGAGGGCGTGGAGAAGCCTAAGCCCAAGGTGCTTTTCGAGCCGGGCGAGATGGTCCGCGTCACCGATGGTCCGTTCAACGACTTCAATGGCGTGGTCGAGGAAGTTAACTACGAAAAGAGCCGCCTGCGGGTAGCCGTGCTGATTTTTGGCCGCTCCACCCCGGTTGAGCTCGAATTCGGCCAGGTCGAAAAGGCCTGA
- the secE gene encoding preprotein translocase subunit SecE: MNTKAEQTKGTSGADIGKLVLAVVVLAAGIVGYTYLGNIGAASPLRLITILVAVVAALAIAAFTAPGRRARYFLAESQFEMRKVVWPTRDETIKTTGIIIVVVIVLSLLLGLIDLILKSVVLDWLLKLGS, encoded by the coding sequence ATGAATACCAAGGCTGAACAGACCAAAGGCACAAGCGGCGCCGACATCGGCAAGCTGGTGCTGGCCGTTGTGGTGCTGGCGGCTGGCATCGTGGGATACACCTACCTCGGCAACATCGGTGCGGCGTCCCCGCTGCGCCTGATCACCATTCTGGTCGCGGTTGTCGCGGCGCTGGCCATTGCGGCCTTTACGGCTCCTGGCCGCCGCGCCCGTTACTTCCTGGCCGAATCGCAATTCGAAATGCGCAAGGTCGTTTGGCCCACACGCGACGAGACGATCAAGACCACCGGCATCATCATTGTTGTGGTCATCGTGCTGTCTCTGCTGCTGGGTCTGATTGACCTTATCCTGAAGTCGGTCGTGCTCGACTGGCTGCTCAAGCTAGGTTCGTAA
- the tuf gene encoding elongation factor Tu yields the protein MAKGKFERTKPHVNVGTIGHVDHGKTTLTAALTKVGAERFGGEFKAYDAIDAAPEEKARGITISTAHVEYESPNRHYAHVDCPGHADYVKNMITGAAQMDGAILVCSAADGPMPQTREHILLSRQVGVPYIVVFLNKADMVDDAELLELVEMEVRELLSKYEFPGDDTPIIKGSAKLALEGDQSEIGVPAIIALVDALDSYIPEPVRVLDKAFLMPVEDVFSISGRGTVVTGRVETGIIKVGDEIEIVGLKPTVKTTVTGVEMFRKLLDQGQAGDNVGLLLRGTKREDVERGQVLAKPGSITPHTDFEGEIYVLSKEEGGRHTPFFSNYRPQFYFRTTDVTGAIKLPEGTEMVMPGDNVKISVSLIAPIAMQEGLRFAIREGGRTVGAGVVAKITK from the coding sequence ATGGCAAAGGGTAAATTCGAACGCACCAAGCCGCACGTGAACGTGGGCACGATTGGTCACGTGGATCACGGCAAGACGACGCTGACGGCGGCGCTGACGAAGGTTGGCGCAGAGCGATTCGGCGGTGAGTTCAAGGCATACGACGCGATCGACGCGGCGCCGGAAGAAAAGGCGCGCGGTATCACGATCTCGACGGCGCACGTGGAATACGAATCACCGAACCGCCACTACGCACACGTGGACTGCCCGGGCCACGCTGACTACGTGAAGAACATGATCACGGGTGCGGCGCAGATGGACGGCGCGATCCTGGTGTGCTCGGCCGCGGACGGCCCGATGCCGCAGACGCGTGAACATATCCTGCTCAGCCGCCAGGTGGGCGTGCCGTACATCGTCGTGTTCCTGAACAAGGCCGACATGGTGGACGACGCCGAGCTGCTCGAGCTGGTGGAAATGGAAGTGCGTGAGCTGCTGAGCAAGTACGAATTCCCGGGCGACGACACCCCGATCATCAAGGGTTCGGCCAAGCTGGCGCTGGAAGGCGACCAGTCGGAAATCGGCGTGCCGGCGATCATTGCGCTGGTGGACGCGCTGGACAGCTACATTCCGGAGCCGGTGCGCGTGCTGGACAAGGCGTTCCTGATGCCGGTGGAAGACGTGTTCTCGATCTCTGGCCGTGGCACGGTGGTGACCGGTCGTGTGGAGACGGGCATCATCAAGGTTGGCGACGAAATCGAGATCGTGGGTCTGAAGCCGACGGTCAAGACGACGGTGACGGGCGTTGAAATGTTCCGCAAGCTGCTGGATCAGGGCCAGGCGGGTGATAACGTGGGTCTGCTGCTGCGCGGCACGAAGCGTGAAGACGTGGAGCGCGGCCAGGTGCTGGCCAAGCCGGGTTCGATCACGCCGCACACTGACTTCGAAGGCGAGATTTACGTGCTGTCGAAGGAAGAGGGTGGCCGTCATACGCCGTTCTTCAGCAACTACCGCCCGCAGTTCTACTTCCGTACGACGGACGTGACCGGTGCGATCAAGCTGCCGGAAGGTACGGAGATGGTGATGCCGGGCGACAACGTGAAGATCTCGGTGTCGCTGATTGCGCCGATCGCGATGCAGGAAGGTCTGCGTTTCGCGATCCGCGAAGGTGGCCGTACGGTCGGCGCCGGTGTCGTCGCCAAGATCACCAAGTAA
- a CDS encoding acyl-CoA thioesterase — MSGQQHEVTFRFLAQPTDVNFGGKVHGGMVMKWIDQAGYACAVGWSGAYCVTAAVSGIQFVKPILIGDLVAVRAKLIHTGRSSMQMAVDVLARDLRTGEERLATSCVMVFVALDKPDGKPTPVPQWTPRDDNERRLQEKALHLLELSKSMEQLVDTRGAGND; from the coding sequence ATGTCAGGCCAGCAACATGAAGTGACTTTCCGTTTTCTCGCCCAGCCCACTGACGTCAACTTCGGCGGCAAAGTGCACGGCGGCATGGTGATGAAGTGGATCGACCAGGCCGGCTATGCCTGCGCCGTAGGCTGGAGCGGAGCCTATTGTGTGACGGCTGCGGTCAGCGGCATCCAGTTCGTCAAGCCGATCCTGATTGGCGATCTAGTTGCGGTGCGGGCCAAGCTGATCCATACCGGCCGCTCCAGCATGCAGATGGCGGTGGACGTATTGGCGCGTGATCTTCGTACCGGCGAAGAGCGTTTGGCGACCAGCTGTGTGATGGTGTTTGTCGCGCTGGACAAGCCGGATGGAAAGCCTACGCCGGTGCCGCAATGGACTCCGCGCGACGACAATGAGCGACGTCTTCAAGAGAAGGCGCTGCATCTGCTTGAGCTCTCCAAGAGCATGGAGCAACTGGTCGATACGCGTGGTGCAGGAAACGACTGA
- a CDS encoding GNAT family N-acetyltransferase: MKAPLKRGFFHALILATLEALHYVDFPMSGQVLRIRLARPEDAPAVAILIRRVVRQWVLPDQSRKAGKAFISRVATTFLREKIVQGQRLHLAYLGDVLVGVSGMRDDCHLVHFFVGTRYQGRGIARRLWERTMRDAIRRAGTRRFTLNATRCAVPVYLRFGFRATGPEQVAHHGLRVTPMKMILPVARGKRA, translated from the coding sequence ATGAAAGCCCCGCTCAAGCGGGGCTTTTTTCATGCGCTGATTCTTGCCACGCTAGAAGCACTTCATTACGTGGACTTTCCTATGTCTGGACAGGTGTTGCGTATCCGTCTGGCGCGGCCTGAAGACGCGCCTGCTGTCGCGATCCTGATACGTCGAGTGGTGCGGCAGTGGGTGTTGCCAGATCAATCGCGCAAGGCCGGAAAGGCCTTTATTTCACGCGTCGCAACGACATTCCTGCGCGAGAAAATTGTGCAGGGGCAGCGGCTGCATCTGGCCTATCTGGGGGATGTGCTAGTGGGTGTTTCGGGCATGCGAGACGATTGCCATCTGGTCCATTTTTTCGTCGGTACGCGTTACCAGGGACGCGGCATTGCCCGCCGTTTATGGGAGCGGACGATGCGGGACGCCATTCGTCGTGCCGGGACGCGTCGTTTTACGCTAAATGCCACGCGCTGCGCTGTTCCTGTCTATCTGCGTTTTGGTTTTCGCGCTACCGGACCAGAGCAGGTCGCGCACCATGGTCTGCGGGTAACGCCGATGAAAATGATTCTGCCGGTTGCGCGCGGCAAGAGGGCATAA
- the ychF gene encoding redox-regulated ATPase YchF, translating to MGIKCGIVGLPNVGKSTLFNALTKAGIAAANFPFCTIEPNVGVVPVPDPRLQALSDIVNPQKIIPTAVEFVDIAGLVAGASKGEGLGNKFLAHIREVDAIAHVVRCFEHSDIVHVAGKVDPIADIETIDTELALADLDSVEKALNRAERAAKANDKEAVAKKPVLQKLAAGLNEGKTARSLGLDDDEKALVRDLFLLTLKPLMYIANVREDGFENNPHLDAVRARATAEGAEVVPICAAIEEELSQLDDADRDEFLKDLGLEEPGLNRVIRAGYKLLNLQTYFTAGVKEVRAWTIKRGFTAPQAAGVIHTDFERGFIRAETVGYDDFIQFKGEAGAAAAGRLRKEGKDYVVKDGDVLHFLFNV from the coding sequence ATGGGTATCAAATGCGGCATCGTCGGCCTGCCTAACGTCGGCAAGTCCACCCTGTTCAATGCACTCACTAAGGCCGGCATCGCTGCGGCCAACTTCCCGTTCTGCACTATCGAGCCGAATGTGGGCGTGGTGCCGGTGCCGGATCCGCGCTTGCAGGCGCTGTCGGATATCGTCAATCCGCAGAAGATCATTCCCACCGCGGTGGAATTCGTCGACATCGCAGGGCTGGTGGCCGGTGCCTCGAAGGGTGAGGGCCTCGGCAACAAGTTCCTGGCGCACATTCGCGAAGTGGATGCCATCGCCCATGTCGTGCGCTGCTTCGAGCACAGCGACATCGTGCACGTCGCTGGCAAGGTGGATCCGATCGCCGATATCGAAACCATCGATACCGAGCTGGCGCTGGCCGACCTGGATTCCGTCGAGAAGGCATTGAATCGCGCCGAACGTGCTGCCAAAGCCAACGACAAGGAAGCCGTGGCCAAAAAGCCGGTGCTGCAAAAGCTTGCCGCTGGCCTCAACGAAGGCAAGACCGCACGCAGCCTGGGTCTGGATGACGACGAAAAGGCGTTGGTGCGCGACCTGTTCCTGCTCACGCTGAAGCCTTTGATGTACATCGCCAACGTGCGCGAAGACGGTTTCGAGAACAATCCGCATCTCGACGCCGTGCGCGCCCGCGCAACCGCTGAAGGCGCTGAAGTCGTGCCGATATGCGCCGCCATCGAGGAAGAACTTTCGCAGCTCGACGACGCCGATCGTGACGAGTTCCTCAAGGATTTGGGCCTGGAAGAGCCTGGCCTCAATCGTGTGATCCGCGCCGGCTACAAGCTGCTCAATCTGCAAACCTACTTCACCGCCGGTGTGAAGGAAGTGCGCGCCTGGACCATCAAGCGCGGCTTCACCGCACCGCAGGCGGCAGGCGTGATCCACACCGATTTCGAGCGCGGCTTCATCCGTGCGGAAACGGTGGGCTACGACGACTTCATCCAGTTCAAGGGCGAGGCTGGTGCTGCTGCGGCAGGCCGTTTGCGCAAGGAGGGCAAGGATTACGTCGTGAAGGATGGCGACGTGCTGCACTTCCTGTTCAACGTCTAA
- the pth gene encoding aminoacyl-tRNA hydrolase: MAGLRLIVGLGNPGAEYLRTRHNAGFWFVDALASGQGERFGFDGKLHGETCKVRIGSQPVWLLKPSTFMNKSGIAVVSALRYYKIEPDECLVAHDDLDLDAGTVRMKFDGGHGGQNGLRDMIAHLGHAKFHRLRIGIGHPGHKDKVTPWVLGRPSAKDEDAIIGGMARALDVLPLAVDGQFDKAMQQLHTKTA; this comes from the coding sequence ATGGCAGGTCTAAGACTCATCGTCGGACTGGGCAATCCCGGTGCCGAATACCTCAGAACCCGGCACAACGCCGGGTTCTGGTTTGTTGACGCTCTGGCGTCGGGGCAGGGCGAGCGTTTCGGTTTCGACGGCAAGCTGCACGGCGAAACCTGCAAGGTGCGCATCGGCAGCCAGCCGGTGTGGCTGCTCAAGCCGTCCACCTTCATGAACAAGAGCGGCATCGCTGTTGTCTCGGCGCTGCGCTATTACAAGATCGAGCCGGATGAGTGCTTGGTCGCGCATGACGACCTCGATCTCGATGCGGGTACCGTCCGCATGAAATTTGATGGCGGACATGGCGGCCAGAACGGCCTGCGCGACATGATTGCGCACCTTGGTCACGCCAAGTTTCACCGCTTGCGCATCGGCATAGGCCATCCTGGTCACAAAGATAAGGTGACACCTTGGGTGCTCGGCCGTCCTTCCGCGAAGGATGAAGATGCGATAATCGGCGGCATGGCTCGCGCGCTCGATGTGCTGCCGCTGGCTGTCGACGGACAGTTCGACAAAGCCATGCAACAGCTGCACACCAAGACGGCATGA
- a CDS encoding 50S ribosomal protein L25/general stress protein Ctc — MAKTHEILAQSRKDEGKGASRRLRHAAFVPAVVYGAGQPAESIQIEHNTILLAAKHEWFFSSVLDLNVDGKVQKVLVRDWQKHPFKQQMLHMDFLRINENEAIRVNVPLHFLNQEKSPAGKTAGVVISHNLNEVEVSCLPKDLPEFIELDLIDLKPGDIVHLAEIKLPANVEIPSLHLGADHDVAVVTAAFVQEEVDAAPAAEGAEGDAKPAAGDAAKK, encoded by the coding sequence ATGGCTAAGACTCATGAGATTCTGGCTCAGAGCCGCAAGGACGAGGGGAAAGGTGCGAGCCGCCGCCTGCGTCACGCGGCTTTCGTGCCGGCCGTTGTATACGGTGCGGGCCAGCCCGCTGAAAGCATCCAGATCGAGCACAACACCATCCTGCTCGCCGCCAAGCACGAGTGGTTCTTCTCCTCGGTGCTCGACCTGAACGTCGACGGCAAGGTGCAGAAGGTGCTGGTGCGCGATTGGCAGAAGCACCCGTTCAAGCAGCAGATGCTGCATATGGACTTCCTGCGCATCAACGAGAACGAAGCGATCCGTGTGAACGTGCCGCTGCACTTCCTGAATCAGGAGAAGTCCCCGGCCGGCAAGACCGCCGGTGTGGTCATCTCGCACAACCTCAACGAAGTGGAAGTGTCCTGCCTGCCGAAGGATCTGCCGGAGTTCATCGAGCTCGACCTGATCGACCTCAAGCCCGGCGACATCGTCCACCTGGCGGAGATCAAGCTGCCGGCCAACGTTGAAATCCCGTCGCTGCACCTGGGTGCCGATCACGACGTGGCTGTGGTCACTGCTGCGTTCGTGCAGGAAGAAGTCGACGCAGCCCCGGCTGCCGAAGGTGCCGAAGGCGACGCCAAGCCGGCCGCCGGCGACGCTGCGAAGAAGTAA
- a CDS encoding ribose-phosphate diphosphokinase, producing MLFAGNAHRGLAEDVAHRLGVPLGKALVGKFSDGEVQIEIEENVRNQEVFVLQPTGAPSAENLFELLTLVDALKRASASRVTAVMPYFGYARQDRRPRSARVPITAKLVARLIGTAGVDRVLTVDLHADQIQGFFDVPVDNVYASPILLADIWRNHSMDDLIVVSPDVGGVVRARAIAKRLDDADLAIIDKRRPKANVATVMNIIGDVEGKTCVMVDDIVDTAGTLCAAAAALKERGARKVVAYCVHPVLSGAAIRNIEGSQLDQLVVTNTLPLRDDAKACAKIRQLSVAELLAETIRRIAFGESVSSLYID from the coding sequence ATGCTGTTTGCCGGCAACGCTCACCGTGGCCTGGCTGAAGATGTCGCTCATCGATTGGGCGTGCCGCTAGGCAAGGCACTCGTCGGCAAGTTCAGCGACGGCGAAGTTCAGATTGAAATCGAAGAGAATGTTCGTAACCAGGAAGTGTTCGTGCTGCAGCCCACGGGTGCGCCGAGTGCCGAGAACCTGTTCGAACTGCTGACCCTGGTCGATGCCCTCAAGCGCGCCTCGGCATCCCGCGTTACCGCCGTCATGCCGTACTTCGGCTATGCCCGTCAGGATCGCCGTCCGCGCTCAGCGCGCGTGCCGATCACCGCCAAGCTCGTCGCCCGCCTCATTGGCACCGCTGGCGTGGATCGCGTGCTGACGGTGGATCTGCATGCCGATCAGATCCAGGGCTTCTTCGATGTGCCGGTGGACAACGTCTACGCCTCGCCGATCCTGCTGGCCGACATCTGGCGTAACCACAGCATGGACGACCTGATCGTGGTCAGTCCGGACGTGGGTGGCGTGGTGCGTGCCCGTGCCATCGCCAAGCGCCTGGACGATGCCGACCTGGCCATCATCGACAAGCGCCGTCCCAAGGCCAACGTGGCCACGGTGATGAACATCATCGGCGACGTCGAAGGCAAAACCTGCGTGATGGTCGATGACATCGTCGACACTGCCGGCACCCTGTGCGCCGCTGCCGCTGCCCTGAAGGAGCGCGGCGCTCGCAAAGTGGTGGCCTACTGTGTGCATCCGGTGCTCTCCGGTGCGGCCATCCGCAATATTGAAGGCTCCCAGCTCGACCAGTTGGTGGTCACCAATACCTTGCCGCTGCGCGATGACGCCAAGGCCTGCGCCAAGATCCGCCAGCTTTCGGTGGCCGAGTTGCTGGCCGAGACGATCCGCCGTATCGCCTTTGGCGAGTCGGTGAGCTCGCTCTACATCGACTAA
- the ispE gene encoding 4-(cytidine 5'-diphospho)-2-C-methyl-D-erythritol kinase, giving the protein MSSFRIERAVISQVDAICAIERAAVELFRGHKAWPFYSAISIPPEQLAEEIRRGLVWVALPEGNDEPVGFIWLDTEEGSNVAGIAEIDVLPAYGRRGIGAALLEHACAWARAAGYRRVDLGTLEDVPWNAPFYVSHGFEVVDKHDPDFAYARDRDRENGFPDSLRVFMSRKLASPPANEWTVWPAPAKIDLFLPNKPQRIIQLLDSGDEVRVRTRQDDVIDCRPQLDCALHAAKRLRDHAGIQAGADIEIDLRVPDGVGIGRENSIAATVLVALNHIWHLGLSADELAELGDELGSDVSVFVRSRTVQASESGDRFRPVKLPRRWYVLLDAHEYVPIDEIFQATELTRYAPPATISFFASGETLENVFEPVVRTRYPRVAAAWDWLGSHGHARFSGSGGCVFLETVTPERAEAVARRCPATFTAWVAEGVGLSPLRRALVRHAATD; this is encoded by the coding sequence TTGTCATCCTTTCGCATTGAACGCGCTGTCATCAGCCAAGTCGACGCTATCTGCGCCATTGAACGCGCCGCTGTCGAACTGTTTCGCGGGCACAAGGCGTGGCCTTTTTACTCCGCCATATCCATTCCGCCTGAACAACTTGCAGAAGAAATCCGGCGAGGGCTCGTTTGGGTGGCATTGCCTGAAGGCAACGATGAGCCAGTAGGTTTCATCTGGCTCGATACCGAAGAAGGCAGCAACGTAGCGGGTATCGCCGAGATCGATGTGCTGCCGGCCTATGGCCGTCGTGGCATCGGAGCCGCATTGCTAGAGCATGCCTGTGCATGGGCGAGGGCCGCTGGCTATCGCCGTGTCGATCTTGGCACCTTGGAGGATGTGCCCTGGAACGCGCCGTTCTACGTAAGTCATGGGTTCGAGGTCGTCGACAAGCATGATCCCGACTTTGCGTATGCGCGCGACCGCGATCGCGAAAACGGGTTTCCCGATAGCTTGCGCGTATTCATGTCGCGCAAGCTGGCCTCTCCGCCGGCAAACGAATGGACCGTCTGGCCGGCACCCGCAAAGATCGATCTGTTCTTGCCGAATAAGCCTCAGCGCATCATCCAATTGCTCGACTCAGGCGATGAGGTACGTGTTCGTACGCGCCAAGACGACGTGATCGACTGCCGCCCTCAACTCGACTGCGCACTGCATGCAGCGAAACGATTGCGTGACCATGCCGGTATTCAAGCTGGTGCGGATATCGAGATCGACCTGCGCGTTCCGGATGGCGTCGGTATCGGTAGGGAAAATTCGATAGCGGCCACCGTGCTGGTGGCCCTGAACCATATCTGGCACCTCGGCCTGAGTGCGGATGAATTGGCGGAGCTGGGAGATGAACTCGGTTCGGACGTGTCCGTATTCGTGCGCAGCCGTACCGTGCAAGCCTCCGAATCCGGCGACAGGTTCAGGCCAGTCAAGTTGCCGCGACGCTGGTACGTACTGCTCGATGCACACGAATACGTGCCGATCGACGAAATATTTCAAGCAACTGAATTGACACGATATGCGCCCCCGGCGACAATTTCCTTCTTTGCTTCCGGCGAAACGTTGGAGAACGTGTTCGAACCAGTCGTTCGCACGCGCTACCCTCGGGTTGCCGCGGCGTGGGACTGGCTCGGAAGCCACGGCCACGCTCGGTTTTCCGGCAGCGGTGGTTGTGTTTTCCTCGAAACGGTAACGCCCGAGCGGGCTGAGGCAGTCGCCAGGCGCTGCCCGGCAACGTTCACGGCCTGGGTGGCCGAAGGTGTTGGGTTATCGCCGTTGCGCAGGGCGCTGGTGCGTCATGCTGCAACGGACTGA
- the lolB gene encoding lipoprotein insertase outer membrane protein LolB produces MKSSLRFLAALAPLLLAACVPQKQLVRNQGDAVSLAQQAAREQQLANADHWTLQGLISVSNGKDGGSGTLTWIQNGEHYDFTVLYPITGKSVHLTGGPDGALLEGVDGGPLQGASAEALMRRAMGWDIPLDELRAWVLGVRAQGAGAALSFGDNKLPSLLQQDGWSVSYPVWDTTRQPPLPVKVFADKPPYKVRLKINSWSMQ; encoded by the coding sequence ATGAAATCATCTCTCCGTTTTCTCGCGGCGCTTGCGCCGCTGTTGCTGGCTGCGTGCGTGCCGCAAAAGCAATTGGTGCGCAACCAGGGCGATGCCGTTTCGCTGGCGCAGCAAGCCGCGCGTGAGCAGCAACTGGCGAATGCCGATCACTGGACGCTGCAAGGACTTATTTCGGTTTCGAACGGCAAGGACGGTGGCAGTGGTACGCTCACCTGGATTCAAAACGGTGAGCACTACGATTTCACGGTGCTTTATCCGATCACCGGCAAGAGCGTTCATCTCACCGGTGGTCCCGATGGGGCCTTGCTGGAAGGCGTGGATGGCGGTCCGCTGCAAGGAGCAAGTGCAGAGGCGCTGATGCGTCGCGCCATGGGGTGGGACATCCCATTGGATGAGCTGCGCGCCTGGGTGCTGGGCGTGCGTGCCCAAGGCGCTGGTGCTGCACTGAGCTTTGGCGACAACAAATTGCCATCGCTATTGCAACAGGATGGCTGGTCGGTGAGTTATCCCGTATGGGATACGACGCGCCAACCGCCGTTGCCCGTCAAGGTATTTGCTGACAAACCGCCCTATAAGGTGCGATTGAAGATCAACTCGTGGAGCATGCAGTAA